A single Ptiloglossa arizonensis isolate GNS036 chromosome 2, iyPtiAriz1_principal, whole genome shotgun sequence DNA region contains:
- the Rdgb gene encoding retinal degeneration B isoform X3: MLIKEYRIPLPLTVEEYRIAQLYMIAKKSRVESQGAGSGVEIIVNEPYTNGPGENGQYTHKLYHVGRHLPEWFKSLIPRSALIVKEEAWNSYPYTKTRYTTPFIEKFSIEIETYYFPDNGFQENVFKLSGSDLRNRIVDVIDIVKDQHLGEYVKDEDPKLYVSQKSGRGPLNETWLEDYWADVKVAKQQPTPSGKSLMCAYKLCRVEFRYWGLQTKLEKFIHDTALRKTMLRAHTQAWAWQDEWIGLTMEDIREIERQTQLALQRRMGAVEGAEEAVEENQDASPTSASPQESDVAMTLAATLGSIEKNEDLQSPPSVRKSSDIPVMNTTASSEGEPSPEDSPTEVPEPRTAPPEEKIDTRKGWKKNKAAVHSPCSNKSFDIQMANWRMESIVRESESGSEDEYFDCQAGFIIPIIREEEEDNTFTSPTTADKEDDTIFSPTYLQRMACERSSKRLQISTSASIDASCPASPQHSPTHQPCKTTVLLIAMHAGSVLDANSDLTAKKSDITTFKGAFESVMRQHYPSMVGHVAIKFVSCPSICTEGLGILSSLSPYSFDVSPSSMDAPQVTHDTIPIGAIPLFASSTPEYQDAVSRVIVGANQIYHEFIKSEEGRGFTGQICLVGDSVGAILTYDALCRSSHSRHNSENNILSNQGVENNEDGKHLAAPSPRRKSSSTSDSQQHTKLDFEVGEFFMFGSPLALVLAYRKISSGGDKNSNIKRPFVNQVYNLFHPTDPVAARLEPLISARFSLLAPVNVARYQKYPLGNGQPYHLLEAIQTNPQLFTDGLNISNMSISHLRRLSDISIHSTMSGMVENVPLQIVSNLTQKWWGTKRLDYALYCPEGLANFPTNALPHLFHASYWESSDVIAFIVRQLGRFDLPILSNEEKELTCFRPGQPREKWNKKRTSVKLKNVAANHRANDVIVREGAPQVLVARFMYSPIDVIALTGEKVDIHIMKDAPGGEWTYLSTEVTDKNGRITYKIPDDKALSYGLYPVKMIVRGDHTSVDFLLTVIPPKTECVVFSIDGSFTASMSVSGKDPKVRAGAVDVVRHWQELGYLIIYITARPDMQQQKVVSWLSQHNFPHGLVSFADGFSTDPLSHKAAYLNKLVQEHGVIIHHAYGSSKDISVYTAINLQPNQIFIIGKVPKKHHALATILHDGYAAHLTTLQAHGGSRPAQGNARMVIPRYQFGLPGQNASLRRRSSFRLAKRAISQPIPSKMALPLERSTSVGPSIAPQTGPATRTTAPEKL, translated from the exons ATGTTGATAAAAGAGTATCGAATACCGCTGCCTCTCACCGTCGAGGAATACAGAATCGCTCAGCTTTATATGATTGCG AAAAAATCCCGCGTAGAGAGCCAAGGAGCAGGTAGCGGTGTTGAGATCATAGTGAACGAACCTTACACCAACGGACCAGGTGAAAATGGACAGTACACACACAAGCTATACCACGTGGGCCGTCATCTCCCGGAATGGTTCAAAAGTTTGATACCGAGATCGGCGTTGATCGTCAAGGAGGAAGCATGGAACTCTTATCCCTACACGAAGACACGTTACACGACACCCTTCATCGAGAAATTCTCCATCGAGATAGAAACGTATTATTTCCCCGATAACGGTTTCCAAGAGAACGTGTTCAAGCTGAGCGGTAGCGATCTCAGAAACAGAATCGTCG ACGTGATCGACATCGTCAAGGACCAGCATCTGGGCGAGTACGTGAAAGACGAAGACCCGAAGTTGTACGTGTCCCAGAAAAGCGGCAGAGGACCTCTCAACGAAACATGGCTGGAGGATTACTGGGCCGACGTGAAAGTA GCCAAACAACAACCGACACCGAGCGGAAAGTCGTTGATGTGCGCTTACAAACTATGTCGCGTAGAATTCCGTTACTGGGGCCTGCAAACAAAATTGGAGAAGTTTATACACGATACAG CGTTACGAAAAACCATGTTGCGTGCGCACACGCAAGCTTGGGCCTGGCAGGACGAATGGATCGGTTTGACCATGGAGGACATCCGAGAAATCGAACGACAAACTCAGCTGGCCCTTCAACGAAGAATGGGGGCCGTCGAGGGCGCCGAAGAAGCCGTCGAGGAGAACCAAGATGCATCTCCTACCAGTGCGTCTCCTCAGGAATCGGACGTTGCCATGACCTTGGCCGCAACACTTGGAAGCATCGAGAAGAACGAGGATCTCCAGAGTCCACCGAGCGTGAGGAAGTCGTCCGATATACCTGTGATGAACACGACAGCCAGCTCCGAAGGTGAACCGAGCCCCGAGGATTCGCCCACCGAAGTACCAGAACCTAG AACTGCTCCTCCAGAGGAGAAAATTGATACCAGGAAAGGATGGAAGAAGAATAAGGCAGCGGTGCACTCACCTTGTTCGAATAAGAGTTTCGATATACAGATGGCGAATTGGCGTATGGAAAGTATCGTTAGAGAATCTGAATCGGGTAGCGAGGACGAGTACTTCGATTGCCAAG CTGGGTTCATTATACCTATTATACGCGAAG AAGAGGAGGACAATACGTTCACTTCGCCCACCACTGCGGACAAAGAAG ACGACACAATATTCTCACCTACGTATCTTCAACGAATGGCTTGTGAACGTAGCAGTAAAAGATTGCAAATCTCTACATCGGCCAGCATCGATGCCTCGTGTCCAGCTTCACCTCAACATTCTCCGACTCATCAACCCTGCAAAACTACCGTGCTTCTTATTGCGATGCATGCTGGAAGCGTGTTAG atGCCAATTCTGACTTAACTGCTAAAAAATCAGACATTACAACTTTCAAAGGAGCATTCGAATCGGTCATGAGACAACACTATCCCAGTATGGTCGGACATGTCGCTATTAAGTTTGTTTCGTGTCCTTCTATCTGTACCGAAGGTCTAGGTATTTTATCCAG TTTAAGTCCATACAGTTTCGACGTATCACCTTCCTCTATGGATGCTCCTCAGGTGACACACGATACTATCCCAATTGGTGCAATACCATTGTTCGCTAGTTCCACTCCCGAGTATCAGGATGCCGTCTCGCGAGTCATAGTTGGAGCAAATCAAATCTACCACGAGTTCATTAAAAGCGAAGAGGGTCGAGGTTTTACGGGGCAGATTTGCTTGGTTGGAGATTCAGTAGGAGCAATTTTAACATACGACGCTTTGTGTAGATCATCTCACTCTAGACATAATAGTGAAAACAATATTTTGAGTAATCAAGGTGTTGAGAATAACGAAGACGGTAAACATTTAGCTGCACCTTCTCCTAGAAGAAAATCTTCTAGTACAAG TGATAGTCAACAGCATACTAAATTGGACTTTGAAGTTGGAGAATTTTTTATGTTCGGCAGTCCACTTGCTTTAGTTCTGGCGtatagaaaaatttcttcgggcggtgataaaaatagtaatataaAAAGGCCGTTTGTAAATCAGGTGTATAACTTATTCCATCCTACTGATCCTGTAGCTGCTAGGCTAGAGCCACTGATCTCTGCGAGATTTTCTCTCCTTGCACCCGTTAACGTGGCTCGATATCAAAAGTATCCACTTGGGAATGGGCAGCCGTACCATTTGT TGGAAGCAATTCAGACAAATCCACAATTATTTACCGATGGTCTAAACATTTCAAACATGTCAATCTCTCACTTAAGGCGGCTGTCCGATATATCGATTCACAGTACTATGTCCGGTATGGTTGAAAATGTTCCTTTACAAATAGTATCTAATT TAACGCAAAAATGGTGGGGCACAAAGAGATTGGACTATGCGCTCTACTGTCCGGAGGGTTTAGCGAATTTTCCTACGAACGCTTTACCTCATCTTTTTCATGCTAGTTATTGGGAATCATCCGACGTGATTGCATTCATTGTACGACAGTTAGGCAGATTCGACTTACCAATACTCAGCAACGAGGAGAAGGAATTAACTTGTTTCCGTCCAGGTCAACCTAGAGAAAAGTGGAATAAGAAACGTACTTCTGTTAAGTTAAAG AATGTGGCTGCCAATCATAGAGCAAATGATGTAATTGTCAGAGAAGGAGCACCACAAGTGTTGGTAGCTAGATTTATGTATAGTCCAATTGACGTTATCGCTTTAACAG GTGAGAAGGTAGACATTCACATTATGAAAGATGCTCCTGGTGGAGAATGGACGTACTTATCGACCGAAGTAACTGATAAGAATGGTAGAATAACATATAAAATACCTGACGACAAAGCATTGAGCTATGGACTTTATCCAGTTAAAATGATCGTTAG GGGCGATCATACATCTGTAGACTTTTTATTGACTGTGATTCCACCAAAAACAGAGTGTGTGGTATTTAGCATAGATGGTTCGTTCACGGCAAGTATGTCTGTTAGCGGGAAAGATCCGAAGGTTAGAGCAGGAGCTGTTGACGTTGTCAG ACACTGGCAAGAACTgggttatttaattatttatattaccgCGAGGCCTGACATGCAACAGCAGAAAGTTGTTTCCTGGTTGTCTCAACATAACTTCCCTCATGGTCTTGTATCCTTTGCGGACGGTTTTTCAACGGATCCACTCAGTCATAAAGCTGCGTACTTAAATAAACTCGTCCAG gaGCACGGTGTAATAATTCACCACGCATATGGCAGTAGCAAAGATATTAGTGTTTACACCGCAATTAATCTTCAGCCAAATCAAATTTTCATCATCGGAAAAGTGCCAAAGAAGCACCACGCTCTTGCGACGATTCTCCATGACGGTTATGCCGCTCATTTAACGACGCTACAGGCGCATGGAGGTTCGAGGCCTGCTCAGGGTAATGCGCGCATGGTGATCCCGAGATATCAGTTTGGTTTACCCGGACAAAATGCTTCTCTACGGCGGAGAAG CTCTTTCAGGCTGGCCAAGCGTGCAATATCACAACCCATCCCGAGCAAGATGGCGTTGCCCTTGGAGCGATCAACGAGCGTTGGTCCATCAATTGCGCCGCAGACCGGGCCAGCCACCAGAACCACGGCACCGGAGAAACTCTGA